The following proteins are co-located in the Funiculus sociatus GB2-C1 genome:
- a CDS encoding HNH endonuclease, with translation MTSATEVLSRSVVVFSQNYLPMSRVNIKRAIALMISGKAEPLSFSDAVGWQVRSPSIVIEVPEQIRLTVTGAERVWRVPPVNRRELLRRDHHTCQYCGNTKQLTIDHVIPLSKGGKHTWDNVVIACEKCNQRKGDRTPLQAGMPLRTQPKAPMHPAVAFAEQFWREQHTHSE, from the coding sequence GTGACAAGCGCAACTGAGGTGTTAAGTAGGTCGGTAGTGGTATTTTCCCAGAATTACTTACCGATGAGCCGGGTGAATATTAAACGAGCGATCGCATTAATGATCAGCGGTAAAGCCGAACCGCTAAGTTTTAGCGATGCAGTCGGTTGGCAAGTGCGATCGCCCAGCATAGTTATCGAAGTACCAGAACAAATCCGCTTGACGGTGACTGGCGCAGAGAGAGTCTGGCGCGTTCCTCCGGTAAATCGTAGAGAATTGCTGCGGCGAGATCATCACACCTGTCAATACTGCGGTAACACGAAACAGTTGACGATAGATCACGTCATTCCCTTATCAAAAGGCGGAAAACACACTTGGGATAACGTAGTTATAGCCTGCGAAAAGTGTAACCAACGTAAAGGCGATCGCACTCCCCTACAAGCGGGAATGCCACTTCGCACCCAGCCAAAAGCACCCATGCACCCTGCTGTTGCCTTTGCCGAACAGTTTTGGCGCGAACAGCACACTCACTCTGAGTAA
- a CDS encoding alr0857 family protein: protein MLKLTYTENGFYLECLAQSLEEWVARRVILALRVGTSITVEPSTASFLLPASLPEVEQLATLVQREGSEIIGVCACDADYIEVCLNGTWIEGDGENGEGVFVAALSDRAEFFLFKLWQDAQACTSSLR from the coding sequence ATGTTGAAATTAACATACACCGAAAATGGATTTTACTTGGAATGTCTGGCTCAATCCTTAGAGGAGTGGGTAGCACGACGGGTGATTTTGGCGCTGCGAGTTGGCACCAGCATCACCGTTGAACCTAGCACCGCTTCGTTTTTGCTTCCCGCTTCCTTGCCAGAAGTAGAACAATTAGCAACTCTGGTACAGCGGGAAGGTTCTGAAATCATCGGCGTGTGTGCTTGCGATGCCGATTACATCGAAGTCTGTCTGAATGGAACTTGGATCGAGGGAGATGGGGAGAATGGGGAAGGTGTGTTTGTTGCAGCATTAAGCGATCGCGCTGAATTCTTCCTCTTCAAGCTTTGGCAAGATGCACAAGCTTGTACCTCCTCCTTGAGGTAA